The proteins below are encoded in one region of Pongo pygmaeus isolate AG05252 chromosome 20, NHGRI_mPonPyg2-v2.0_pri, whole genome shotgun sequence:
- the LGALS4 gene encoding galectin-4 translates to MSHCTQLILLYPHFTDEHMGKLRLFSQDQPLAQPREMAYVPAPGYQPTYNPTLPYYQPIPGGLNVGMSVYIQGVASEHMKRFFVNFVVGQDPGSDIAFHFNPRFDGWDKVVFNTLQGGKWGSEERKRNMPFKKGAAFELVFIVLAEHYKVVVNGNPFYEYGHRLPLQMVTHLQVDGDLQLQSINFIGGQPPRPQGPPMMPPYPGPGHCHQQLNSLPTMEGPPTFNPPVPYFGRLQGGLTARRTIIIKGYVPPTGKSFAINFKVGSSGDIALHINPRMSNGTVVRNSLLNGSWGSEEKKITHNPFGPGQFFDLSIRCGLDRFKVFANGQHLFDFTHRLSAFQRVDTVEIQGDVTLSYVQI, encoded by the exons atgagccactgcacccagctgatactactatatccccattttacagatgagcacaTGGGCAAATTGAGG CTCTTCTCACAGGACCAGCCACTAGCGCAGCCTCGAGAGATGGCCTACGTCCCCGCACCGGGCTACCAGCCCACCTACAACCCG ACGCTGCCTTACTACCAGCCCATCCCGGGCGGGCTCAACGTGGGAATGTCTGTTTACATCCAAGGAGTGGCCAGCGAGCACATGAAGCG GTTCTTCGTGAACTTTGTGGTTGGGCAGGATCCGGGCTCAGACATCGCCTTCCACTTCAATCCACGGTTTGACGGCTGGGACAAGGTGGTCTTCAACACGTTGCAGGGTGGGAAGTGGGGCAgcgaggagaggaagaggaacatGCCCTTCAAAAAGGGCGCCGCCTTCGAGCTGGTCTTCATAGTCCTGGCTGAGCACTACAAG GTGGTGGTAAATGGAAATCCCTTCTATGAGTACGGGCACCGGCTTCCCCTTCAGATGGTCACCCACCTGCAAGTGGATGGGGATCTGCAACTTCAATCAATCAACTTCATCGGAGGCCAGCCCCCCCGGCCCCAG GGACCCCCGATGATGCCACCTTACCCT GGTCCCGGACATTGCCATCAACAGCTGAACAGCCTGCCC ACCATGGAAGGACCCCCAACCTTCAACCCG CCTGTGCCATATTTCGGGAGGCTGCAAGGAGGGCTCACAGCTCGAAGAACCATCATCATCAAGGGCTATGTGCCCCCCACAGGCAAGAG CTTTGCCATCAACTTCAAGGTGGGCTCCTCAGGGGACATAGCTCTGCACATTAATCCCCGCATGAGCAACGGTACCGTGGTCCGGAACAGCCTTCTGAATGGCTCGTGGGGATCCGAGGAGAAGAAGATCACCCACAACCCATTTGGTCCCGGACAGTTCTTTGAT CTGTCCATTCGCTGTGGCTTGGATCGCTTCAAGGTTTTCGCCAATGGCCAGCACCTCTTTGACTTCACCCATCGCCTCTCGGCCTTCCAGAGGGTGGACACGGTGGAAATCCAGGGTGATGTCACCTTGTCCTATGTCCAGATCTAA
- the LOC129019628 gene encoding galectin-7: PTFCLPPSVSPAHSGPCTPLLQNVPHKSLLPEGIRPGTVLRIRGLLPPNASRFHVNLLCGEEQGSDAALHFNPRLDTSEVVFNSKEQGSWGREERGPGVPFQRGQPFEVLIIASDDGFKAVVGDAQYHHFRHRLPLARVRLVEVGGDVQLDSVRIF; this comes from the exons CCcaccttctgcctccctccctcggTCTCACCGGCTCACAGTGGCCCCTGCACCCCACTCTTGCAGAACGTCCCCCACAAGTCCTTGCTGCCCGAGGGCATCCGCCCTGGCACGGTGCTGAGAATTCGCGGCTTGCTTCCTCCCAATGCCAGCAG GTTCCATGTAAACCTGCTGTGCGGGGAGGAACAGGGCTCCGATGCCGCCCTGCATTTCAACCCCCGGTTGGACACGTCGGAGGTGGTCTTCAATAGCAAGGAGCAAGGCTCCTGGGGCCGCGAGGAGCGCGGGCCGGGCGTTCCCTTCCAGCGCGGGCAGCCCTTCGAGGTGCTCATCATCGCGTCAGACGACGGCTTCAAG GCCGTGGTTGGGGACGCCCAGTACCACCACTTCCGCCACCGCCTGCCGCTGGCGCGCGTGCGCCTGGTGGAGGTGGGCGGGGACGTGCAGCTGGACTCCGTGAGGATCTTCTGA
- the LOC129019629 gene encoding galectin-7, which produces MSNVPHKSLLPEGIRPGTVLRIRGLLPPNASRFHVNLLCGEEQGSDAALHFNPRLDTSEVVFNSKEQGSWGREERGPGVPFQRGQPFEVLIIASDDGFKAVVGDAQYHHFRHRLPLARVRLVEVGGDVQLDSVRIF; this is translated from the exons ATGTCC AACGTCCCCCACAAGTCCTTGCTGCCCGAGGGCATCCGCCCTGGCACGGTGCTGAGAATTCGCGGCTTGCTTCCTCCCAATGCCAGCAG GTTCCATGTAAACCTGCTGTGCGGGGAGGAACAGGGCTCCGATGCCGCCCTGCATTTCAACCCCAGGTTGGACACGTCGGAGGTGGTCTTCAATAGCAAGGAGCAAGGCTCCTGGGGCCGCGAGGAGCGCGGGCCGGGCGTTCCTTTCCAGCGCGGGCAGCCCTTCGAGGTGCTCATCATCGCGTCAGACGACGGCTTCAAG GCCGTGGTTGGGGACGCCCAGTACCACCACTTCCGCCACCGCCTGCCGCTGGCGCGCGTGCGCCTGGTGGAGGTGGGCGGGGACGTGCAGCTGGACTCCGTGAGGATCTTCTGA